In one window of Thermoanaerobaculia bacterium DNA:
- the bshC gene encoding bacillithiol biosynthesis BshC gives MAAPPEPIDLVAHGLVKGMPAAWLAGKETDLLAPLRLLVPGTLPEMPPPPVDRRGIAAGLARANGAYGHPRAAELAAKLADPATAVVVGGQQTGLFGGALLALVKAAVAVRHAEALEAAGRPAVAIFWMATEDHDWAEVASATFLGLAGLEKLALAEDPSPLAPVGCRRIGPEIESLFAAMGVGFPNERFAEWRRRLAGWWAPGARFGDAFAQQTVDLLGARSPLMLDSMLPELKVAERPHLARLIEARAEVETAYRTAEERIVARGFDLQVAPQRGASPLFLLRDGARRRIEWSGDTGFRLRGAPGREPAEPVGDLLALLESDSSLVSPGVLARPAIQDAVLGTTLQIMGPGETAYLAQAAAVYPVLGVEAPWTALRPQVLVFDARQRDHLAELGATLEELLFVPEAIAHRLAALAGGGFVAAARQDAERLLDSLRAPAVALDPTLEKPWTKTRETALSALDAFAAKAEAAAARRGGVAQQRFESLRQATRPGGGLQERVLSTAWFAGRYGAIFGQALLDQLVLDPRRLVLVDPNADRSAGTASPGQDRANIATLP, from the coding sequence ATGGCCGCTCCCCCTGAACCGATCGATCTCGTCGCCCACGGACTGGTGAAGGGGATGCCGGCCGCCTGGCTGGCCGGCAAGGAGACGGATCTTCTCGCCCCGCTGCGGTTGCTCGTCCCCGGGACGCTGCCCGAGATGCCGCCGCCGCCGGTCGACCGCCGGGGGATTGCCGCCGGTCTAGCACGCGCCAACGGCGCCTACGGCCACCCACGCGCCGCCGAGCTCGCGGCGAAGCTCGCCGATCCGGCGACCGCGGTGGTCGTGGGCGGCCAGCAGACCGGTCTCTTCGGTGGCGCGCTCCTCGCGCTGGTCAAGGCCGCGGTAGCGGTGCGCCATGCGGAGGCCCTCGAGGCCGCTGGGCGCCCGGCGGTCGCGATCTTCTGGATGGCGACCGAGGACCACGACTGGGCGGAGGTCGCCTCCGCCACCTTCCTCGGCCTGGCGGGCCTCGAGAAGCTGGCGCTCGCCGAGGATCCCTCGCCGCTCGCCCCGGTGGGTTGCCGTCGGATCGGGCCGGAGATCGAGAGCCTCTTCGCGGCCATGGGCGTGGGCTTCCCGAACGAACGCTTCGCGGAGTGGCGTCGGCGGTTGGCCGGATGGTGGGCCCCGGGCGCGCGCTTCGGCGACGCTTTCGCGCAGCAGACGGTGGACCTCCTGGGCGCGAGGTCGCCGCTGATGCTCGATTCGATGCTGCCGGAGCTGAAGGTCGCCGAGCGGCCGCACCTCGCCCGGTTGATCGAAGCCCGTGCCGAAGTGGAGACGGCCTATCGGACCGCAGAAGAGCGCATCGTCGCCCGGGGCTTCGACCTCCAGGTGGCGCCGCAGCGCGGCGCGAGCCCGCTCTTCCTGCTGCGCGACGGCGCCCGCCGGCGCATCGAATGGAGTGGCGATACCGGTTTCCGTCTGCGCGGCGCGCCGGGAAGAGAACCGGCGGAGCCGGTCGGCGACCTCCTGGCGCTGCTCGAGAGCGATTCGAGCCTGGTCTCCCCCGGAGTTCTGGCTCGCCCGGCCATCCAGGACGCTGTCCTCGGAACGACGTTGCAGATCATGGGGCCCGGCGAAACCGCCTACCTGGCTCAAGCGGCGGCGGTCTATCCCGTTCTCGGGGTTGAGGCGCCCTGGACCGCGTTGCGTCCGCAGGTCCTGGTCTTCGACGCCCGTCAGCGCGACCACCTGGCGGAGCTCGGCGCGACGCTCGAGGAGCTCCTGTTCGTGCCGGAGGCGATCGCCCATCGGCTCGCCGCGCTTGCCGGAGGTGGATTCGTCGCCGCCGCGCGACAGGACGCGGAGCGGCTTCTCGACAGCCTCCGAGCGCCGGCGGTGGCGCTCGATCCGACGCTCGAGAAGCCGTGGACGAAGACTCGCGAGACGGCTCTCTCCGCACTCGACGCCTTCGCTGCCAAGGCCGAGGCGGCGGCGGCGCGCCGCGGCGGTGTCGCCCAGCAGCGCTTCGAGAGTCTGCGCCAGGCGACCCGCCCCGGGGGCGGGCTGCAGGAGCGGGTTCTCTCGACCGCCTGGTTCGCCGGCCGCTACGGTGCCATCTTCGGCCAGGCGCTTCTCGACCAGCTCGTGCTCGATCCGCGGCGGCTGGTGCTCGTCGATCCCAATGCCGATCGCTCGGCGGGGACCGCCTCTCCCGGACAGGATCGGGCTAACATCGCAACCCTGCCATGA
- the bshB1 gene encoding bacillithiol biosynthesis deacetylase BshB1, producing MSVDVLAIGAHPDDVEICCGGTLAQMARAGRRVGILHLTSGEAGTRGTTAERQREAAQAAEILGAQELEFLALGDGALRTGPAEEDQVIEILRRLRPELVLGPATLDRHPDHERAHAVVAAACFYAGLARRGTGIPHRPAAHFTYMQNDSFEPSFVVDVTATWEIKMRALDAYGTQLHPRQGGSNPADGPVTKISSRETRLAIEGRARHYGDQVGAEFGEPYLSRRTLAVSDPWQLLPRGLR from the coding sequence ATGAGCGTCGACGTGCTGGCGATCGGAGCCCACCCCGATGATGTCGAGATCTGCTGTGGTGGAACGCTCGCGCAGATGGCACGAGCTGGCCGCCGGGTCGGGATCCTGCACCTGACCTCGGGCGAGGCGGGAACGCGCGGCACGACCGCCGAGCGGCAGCGAGAAGCGGCGCAGGCGGCGGAGATCCTCGGTGCCCAGGAGCTCGAGTTCCTCGCCCTGGGCGACGGCGCCCTGCGCACCGGACCGGCGGAAGAGGACCAGGTGATCGAGATCCTGCGCCGGTTGCGTCCCGAGCTCGTCCTCGGGCCGGCGACCCTCGACCGACATCCCGACCACGAGCGTGCCCATGCGGTGGTCGCGGCGGCCTGCTTCTATGCCGGCCTGGCGCGCCGCGGGACCGGCATCCCCCACCGGCCGGCGGCTCATTTCACCTACATGCAGAACGATTCGTTCGAGCCCTCCTTCGTGGTCGACGTCACCGCCACCTGGGAGATCAAGATGCGGGCGCTCGACGCCTACGGCACGCAGCTCCATCCGCGCCAGGGCGGAAGCAACCCGGCGGACGGACCGGTGACCAAGATCTCGTCGCGCGAGACACGCCTCGCGATCGAAGGCCGGGCGCGGCACTACGGCGACCAGGTCGGCGCCGAGTTCGGCGAGCCGTACCTCTCGCGCCGGACGCTCGCGGTGTCCGATCCCTGGCAACTTCTCCCTCGCGGCCTGCGTTAG
- a CDS encoding PIN domain-containing protein, which translates to MSIAYVDTSCLAAILLAEPGARALALERFDSIWSSNLLEAELLAVVQREGIVVEREELFHHLRWILPDRALGPELGRVFAYGQVRGADAWHLACALLLSPKAEITFLSLDARQREVATRLGFEVEP; encoded by the coding sequence TTGAGCATCGCCTACGTCGACACCTCGTGCCTCGCGGCAATCCTGCTCGCCGAGCCGGGTGCGCGAGCTCTCGCGCTCGAGCGCTTCGATTCGATCTGGTCGTCCAACCTCCTCGAAGCAGAGCTCCTGGCTGTGGTTCAGCGCGAGGGAATCGTGGTCGAGCGCGAAGAGCTCTTTCACCACCTGCGGTGGATCCTGCCGGATCGCGCGCTCGGCCCGGAGCTCGGGCGGGTCTTCGCCTACGGGCAGGTGCGCGGCGCGGACGCCTGGCATCTTGCCTGCGCGCTGCTGCTCAGTCCCAAGGCCGAGATCACCTTCCTCTCCCTCGACGCCAGGCAGCGCGAGGTCGCAACTCGCCTCGGATTCGAGGTCGAGCCCTAG
- the dusB gene encoding tRNA dihydrouridine synthase DusB gives MSDSMLRIGNVPLDSPLVLAPMAGVTDRDFRLIVRRIGGVGLVTMEFIASRALVRGVARTLDLMHFLPEERPISIQIYGSDPDTMAEAARRVEAMGADICDINMGCPANKILKGCSGCALMGDLELAEAIVKTARKAISIPLTVKFRLGLDHERKNFLELGRICEANGADGVALHARTARQMFSGDATVQWDEIARLKEAVGIPVFGNGDIKEPGDVLRMIAATGCDGVMIGRAATKNPWIFQQAAELLAGREPQEASLLARRDLILEHFRLVALREPSKYAMHKLRKFTGWYTHGVPHGRELRQRINELQDVPSFLAAVEEFFDEMTAAAA, from the coding sequence ATGAGCGATTCGATGTTGCGCATTGGAAACGTCCCGCTCGATTCGCCCCTGGTCCTCGCGCCGATGGCAGGGGTGACCGACCGCGACTTCCGGCTGATCGTGCGGCGGATCGGCGGCGTCGGTCTGGTGACCATGGAGTTCATCGCCTCGCGGGCGCTGGTGCGCGGTGTCGCGCGGACGCTCGACCTGATGCACTTCCTCCCCGAGGAGCGCCCGATCTCGATCCAGATCTACGGCTCCGACCCCGACACGATGGCGGAGGCGGCGCGGCGGGTCGAGGCGATGGGCGCCGACATCTGCGACATCAACATGGGCTGCCCGGCGAACAAGATCCTCAAGGGCTGCTCGGGTTGCGCGCTGATGGGCGACCTCGAGCTCGCGGAGGCGATCGTAAAGACGGCGCGCAAGGCGATCTCGATTCCGCTCACCGTCAAGTTCCGCCTCGGTCTCGACCACGAGCGCAAAAACTTCCTCGAGCTCGGCCGGATCTGCGAAGCGAACGGCGCCGACGGCGTAGCGCTCCACGCCCGCACCGCGCGCCAGATGTTCTCCGGCGACGCGACCGTGCAGTGGGACGAGATCGCCCGCCTCAAGGAGGCGGTCGGCATTCCGGTGTTCGGCAACGGCGACATCAAGGAGCCCGGGGACGTGCTGCGGATGATTGCAGCCACCGGCTGCGACGGCGTCATGATCGGGCGCGCCGCCACCAAGAACCCCTGGATCTTTCAGCAGGCGGCCGAGCTCCTTGCGGGTCGCGAGCCGCAGGAGGCCTCGCTCCTCGCCCGCCGCGACCTGATCCTCGAGCATTTCCGGCTGGTCGCCTTGCGCGAGCCTTCGAAGTACGCCATGCACAAGCTCAGGAAGTTCACCGGCTGGTATACCCACGGCGTGCCGCACGGCCGCGAGCTCCGGCAGCGCATCAACGAGCTCCAGGACGTGCCGTCGTTCCTCGCCGCAGTCGAGGAGTTCTTCGACGAGATGACGGCGGCGGCGGCTTGA
- the bshA gene encoding N-acetyl-alpha-D-glucosaminyl L-malate synthase BshA: MRIGISCYPTFGGSGVVATELAMALADGGDEVHVISYALPSRLSLLAPSLFFHEVVVPHYPLFEYPPYSLALASKMAEVARHQRLDLMHVHYAVPNAISAVLAKQILAPQPLAVVTTLHGTDITLVGNDPSYLETTRFGLRMSDAVTAVSSSLREATVEQLGLEASRIEVIPNFIDPQRYEEVRGSAGARRWAKPGEKILLHISNFRPVKRIMDVLDVFFEVRRAMPARLLLVGDGPDRAKAEERCRRAGTCGSVTFLGNIAAVEEVLTGADLFLLPSESESFGLAALEALSCAVPVVASTAGGIPEVVRDGVDGLLFPVGDVVAMGAGAIGLLTDPARHARFCAAAREGAVARFAQERIVGQYRALYEKVLQGMTAPLAPAAPPAPVAAARAAT, from the coding sequence ATGCGGATCGGAATCAGCTGTTACCCGACCTTCGGCGGCTCGGGAGTCGTCGCGACGGAGCTCGCCATGGCGTTGGCCGACGGCGGCGACGAGGTGCATGTCATCAGCTACGCGCTGCCGTCGCGCCTGTCGCTGCTCGCGCCCAGCCTCTTCTTCCACGAAGTCGTCGTGCCGCACTACCCGCTGTTCGAGTACCCGCCCTATTCGCTGGCGCTGGCCTCCAAGATGGCCGAGGTGGCGCGTCACCAGAGGCTCGATCTGATGCACGTGCACTATGCCGTGCCGAACGCGATCTCGGCGGTGCTCGCCAAGCAGATTCTGGCGCCCCAGCCGCTCGCCGTGGTCACGACCCTGCACGGCACCGACATCACGCTGGTCGGCAACGATCCGAGCTACCTCGAAACGACGCGCTTCGGCCTCCGCATGAGCGACGCCGTGACCGCCGTCTCGAGCTCACTCCGCGAAGCCACGGTCGAGCAGTTGGGTCTCGAGGCGAGCCGTATCGAGGTGATACCCAACTTCATCGACCCGCAGCGCTACGAGGAGGTCAGGGGGTCGGCGGGGGCGCGGCGCTGGGCGAAGCCGGGCGAGAAGATCCTGCTCCACATCTCGAACTTCCGGCCGGTCAAGCGGATCATGGACGTGCTCGACGTCTTCTTCGAGGTGCGCAGGGCCATGCCGGCCCGGCTCCTGCTGGTCGGCGACGGCCCGGACCGGGCCAAGGCCGAGGAGCGCTGCCGGCGCGCCGGCACCTGCGGCTCGGTGACCTTCCTCGGCAACATCGCCGCGGTCGAGGAGGTGCTGACGGGCGCCGACCTCTTCCTCCTGCCGTCGGAAAGCGAGTCGTTCGGTTTGGCGGCGCTCGAGGCGCTGTCCTGCGCGGTGCCGGTGGTGGCGAGCACCGCCGGCGGCATCCCGGAGGTGGTTCGCGACGGCGTCGACGGCCTGCTGTTTCCGGTCGGGGACGTGGTGGCGATGGGCGCCGGGGCGATCGGGCTGCTCACCGACCCCGCGCGCCATGCCCGTTTCTGTGCGGCAGCCCGCGAGGGCGCGGTGGCGCGCTTCGCTCAGGAGCGCATCGTCGGCCAGTATCGCGCGCTCTACGAGAAGGTTCTGCAGGGAATGACGGCACCGCTCGCGCCGGCCGCTCCGCCCGCTCCAGTTGCCGCCGCGAGGGCCGCGACCTGA
- a CDS encoding bifunctional metallophosphatase/5'-nucleotidase, which translates to MKTTPFAAERRQSSLLAVCRLRIPFIQLFVAAAFAGLLAGCTGNPPAATTSTAAATAAAPAATGFTILQINDTYKIEGLRAGAEGGMSRVRTLRRELEGEGRPVLVLHAGDFLFPSVMSKYLQGVPMIEALNLLDGSAAFDELLFVTPGNHEFDHPEPRVLFDRIAQSQFAWISSNIAVAESAGTALSPMNSLFPNVKDHVVLELGGIRVGIFGLTLNDQRRPWVDYGYELEARRATVARVLDDLEREGAEFVVGLTHQEIGEDERLAKEFGDRIDWIVGGHEHVAQFLRVGATTITKADADAKTAYRIDVRRAGGAIRGASALLELDTAVAVDPDMVREVATSLATLARTVEEKTGRKLLDVVATTEHLLEGTEPAIRGRETALGDLLCDVLRERLGTDLAFVNGGAIRVNDDVPAGGNLRVYELEGIFYYDDKPVIFELTGRELLALLEKSVSQATLGHGRFLQISGLRFRYHVAADGTTRVDAADVAVRPNGEAGFAPLDLERRYRTATLDYTWRNGYRDGYPLFSAGDGKSSPALLEEPQISWRQLTEEALAALPGLRITTDVDGRIVRIEEP; encoded by the coding sequence GTGAAGACGACCCCCTTCGCCGCAGAGCGTCGGCAGAGCTCACTCCTTGCCGTCTGCCGCCTGCGGATCCCCTTCATCCAGTTGTTCGTCGCGGCGGCATTCGCCGGCCTGCTCGCCGGCTGCACCGGCAACCCGCCAGCCGCCACGACTTCGACGGCCGCAGCGACCGCAGCGGCGCCGGCCGCGACCGGCTTCACGATCCTCCAGATCAACGACACCTACAAGATCGAGGGGCTGCGGGCCGGCGCCGAGGGCGGCATGAGCCGGGTGCGCACCCTGCGCCGGGAGCTCGAGGGCGAAGGCCGGCCGGTGCTCGTCCTGCACGCCGGCGACTTCCTCTTCCCCTCGGTGATGAGCAAGTACCTCCAGGGCGTGCCGATGATCGAGGCGCTCAACCTGCTCGACGGCTCCGCAGCGTTCGACGAGCTTCTCTTCGTCACCCCCGGCAACCACGAGTTCGATCATCCGGAGCCGCGGGTGCTCTTCGACCGCATTGCGCAGTCGCAATTCGCCTGGATCTCGTCGAACATCGCGGTCGCCGAGAGCGCCGGCACTGCGCTCAGCCCGATGAACAGCCTCTTCCCCAACGTGAAGGACCATGTCGTTCTCGAGCTCGGCGGCATCCGGGTGGGGATCTTCGGTCTGACGTTGAACGACCAGCGCCGCCCCTGGGTCGACTACGGCTACGAGCTCGAGGCGCGCCGGGCCACCGTCGCGCGGGTGCTCGACGACCTCGAGCGAGAAGGCGCCGAGTTCGTCGTCGGTCTCACCCACCAGGAGATCGGCGAAGACGAACGGCTGGCGAAGGAGTTCGGCGACCGCATCGACTGGATCGTCGGCGGCCATGAACACGTCGCGCAGTTTCTCCGCGTCGGCGCGACGACGATCACGAAGGCCGACGCCGACGCCAAGACCGCCTATCGCATCGACGTCCGGCGGGCCGGCGGCGCGATTCGCGGCGCGAGCGCGCTGCTCGAGCTCGACACCGCGGTGGCGGTCGATCCCGACATGGTGCGCGAGGTCGCCACCTCCCTCGCGACCCTGGCACGCACCGTCGAGGAGAAGACCGGCCGCAAGCTCCTCGACGTCGTCGCGACGACCGAACACCTCCTCGAGGGAACCGAGCCGGCGATCCGCGGCCGCGAGACGGCGCTGGGCGACCTCCTCTGCGACGTTCTGCGCGAGCGCCTCGGTACCGACCTCGCGTTCGTCAACGGCGGCGCGATCCGCGTCAACGACGACGTACCCGCGGGCGGGAATCTCCGCGTCTACGAGCTCGAGGGGATCTTCTACTACGACGACAAGCCGGTCATCTTCGAGCTCACCGGGCGCGAGCTTCTGGCGCTGCTCGAGAAGTCGGTCTCCCAGGCCACCCTGGGACACGGTCGCTTCCTGCAGATCTCCGGCCTGCGCTTTCGCTATCACGTCGCCGCCGACGGCACGACGCGGGTCGACGCCGCCGACGTCGCGGTGCGCCCCAACGGCGAAGCCGGCTTCGCGCCGCTCGACCTCGAGCGCCGCTACCGCACGGCGACGCTCGACTACACCTGGCGCAACGGCTATCGCGACGGCTATCCGCTGTTCTCCGCCGGTGACGGCAAGTCGAGTCCGGCGCTCCTCGAAGAGCCGCAGATATCCTGGCGCCAGCTCACCGAAGAGGCGCTCGCCGCGCTTCCCGGGCTGCGCATCACCACCGACGTCGACGGCCGGATCGTGCGCATCGAAGAGCCCTAG
- a CDS encoding sterol desaturase family protein, translating to MSQQGFNAIALAIPVFFLLIGVELWVERRERRLDSGRTLYRLNDTINDLACGTIQQLVGVFGKTVIFAGYILIFESFRLATLDPGNWMHWAVAFLGIDFFYYWFHRASHEVNFLWAAHIVHHQSEEYNLSVALRQSAVQQFLGAPFYWPLALLGVPPMMFLALDAFDTLYQFWIHTRTIGRLGFLDAVLNTPSNHRVHHGSNAKYIDRNHGGVLIVWDRLFGTFQREEEEPAYGVTRPLANWNPLWANVQYFGELVAVARRTRRWRDKLLIFLKGPGWRPADVPFDKPPYTPLEGRKYDSRPPAGLSAAAVSQFLLAMGAVIALLFGGGRLGNDVKLALALFAVWGLTNVGGLFDRRAWLPASEIARWSATIAAAALLAPAGWRLVAAGGAALLALAALVPVVRRGSSFARMARAQEPMPVLGAGGEGVQA from the coding sequence ATGAGCCAGCAGGGATTCAACGCCATCGCGCTCGCCATCCCGGTCTTCTTCCTGCTGATCGGCGTGGAGCTCTGGGTCGAGCGTCGCGAACGCCGGCTGGATTCCGGCCGCACGCTCTACCGGCTGAACGACACCATCAACGATCTCGCCTGCGGCACGATCCAGCAGCTCGTGGGCGTCTTCGGCAAGACCGTGATCTTCGCCGGCTACATCCTGATCTTCGAGAGCTTCCGGCTCGCGACGCTCGACCCGGGCAATTGGATGCACTGGGCCGTCGCCTTTCTCGGCATCGACTTCTTCTACTACTGGTTCCACCGCGCCAGCCACGAGGTGAACTTTCTCTGGGCGGCGCATATCGTCCACCACCAGAGCGAGGAGTACAACCTCTCGGTGGCTCTGCGCCAGAGCGCCGTGCAGCAGTTCCTGGGGGCTCCTTTCTACTGGCCGCTCGCTCTTCTCGGTGTGCCGCCGATGATGTTCCTGGCACTCGACGCGTTCGACACCCTCTACCAGTTCTGGATCCACACCCGGACGATCGGGCGGCTGGGTTTCCTCGACGCGGTCCTCAACACACCCTCGAACCATCGCGTCCACCACGGCTCGAACGCCAAGTACATCGACCGCAATCACGGCGGCGTGCTGATCGTCTGGGACCGGCTCTTCGGAACTTTCCAGCGCGAGGAGGAGGAGCCGGCCTACGGCGTCACCCGCCCGCTCGCCAACTGGAATCCGCTGTGGGCGAACGTGCAATATTTCGGCGAGCTGGTCGCCGTGGCGCGCCGCACGCGCCGCTGGCGCGACAAGCTCCTCATCTTCCTCAAAGGCCCAGGCTGGCGGCCGGCGGACGTGCCGTTCGACAAGCCGCCGTACACGCCGCTCGAAGGCCGCAAGTACGACTCGCGTCCCCCCGCCGGCCTCTCCGCCGCGGCGGTCTCGCAGTTTCTGCTCGCGATGGGGGCCGTGATCGCGCTGCTCTTCGGCGGCGGGCGCCTGGGCAACGACGTCAAGCTCGCCCTGGCGCTCTTCGCGGTCTGGGGGCTCACCAACGTCGGCGGCCTCTTCGACCGCCGCGCCTGGCTGCCGGCGAGTGAGATCGCGCGCTGGAGCGCCACGATTGCGGCGGCGGCGCTGCTCGCTCCGGCGGGGTGGCGCCTCGTGGCTGCGGGCGGCGCGGCGCTCCTCGCGTTGGCGGCGCTGGTGCCGGTCGTGCGCCGGGGTTCGAGCTTCGCTCGTATGGCGCGCGCGCAAGAACCGATGCCGGTGCTGGGCGCCGGCGGGGAAGGAGTGCAGGCATGA
- a CDS encoding type II toxin-antitoxin system prevent-host-death family antitoxin — protein sequence MESVYSTYEAKAKFSELLRKVRQGGRVVITFHGQPVAEIRPIEKRMETLEERIERLTAEGVLSPAPAKKGTWKAIAHRPGALQRFLDDRD from the coding sequence ATGGAATCCGTCTATTCAACCTATGAAGCGAAGGCGAAGTTCAGCGAACTGCTGCGCAAGGTGCGGCAGGGGGGGCGGGTGGTGATTACCTTTCATGGCCAGCCGGTAGCCGAGATCCGGCCGATCGAAAAGCGAATGGAAACGCTCGAGGAGCGCATCGAACGGCTCACGGCGGAAGGTGTCTTGAGCCCGGCGCCCGCCAAGAAGGGAACCTGGAAAGCGATTGCGCATCGCCCAGGAGCCCTGCAGCGCTTCCTCGACGATCGCGATTGA
- a CDS encoding DUF2188 domain-containing protein: protein MAKKNGTNNRFVVTHSDGWAVKKPHADRASAVFDTQRKAEVRAKEIVGNLGGGEVRIQGRDGQFRDSDTVPPGNDPVLSRDSRH from the coding sequence ATGGCTAAGAAGAACGGGACGAACAACCGGTTTGTAGTAACACACAGTGACGGGTGGGCTGTAAAGAAGCCCCACGCCGACAGAGCCAGCGCAGTCTTCGACACGCAGCGCAAGGCGGAAGTGCGAGCCAAGGAAATTGTCGGCAATCTCGGCGGAGGCGAGGTCAGGATTCAGGGCAGAGACGGTCAGTTTCGCGACTCCGACACCGTCCCTCCTGGGAATGATCCGGTTCTATCGCGGGACTCTCGGCACTAG